A genomic window from Luteolibacter sp. LG18 includes:
- a CDS encoding glycoside hydrolase family 16 protein, with protein MGTLHAAEPAGWKLVWSDEFEGNELDFTKWSVEENGHGGGNGELQYYVDRSENVRLENGCLVLEARKERFASAGVEKDYSSGRVRTKRHASWTYGKFEVRAKLPTGKGIWPAIWMLPEKEAYGGWAASGEIDIMELVGHEPAKVHGTLHHGASWPKNVHTGEQFSLAKGAFADDFHVFALEWEKGVFRWYVDGALYQTQTKWSSTGGAFPAPFDQPFHLVLNVAVGGAWPGPPDSATVFPQRMTVDYVRVYQRD; from the coding sequence ATGGGAACCCTCCACGCCGCCGAGCCCGCGGGCTGGAAGCTGGTGTGGTCCGATGAGTTCGAGGGCAACGAACTCGATTTCACCAAATGGTCCGTGGAGGAGAACGGCCACGGCGGTGGCAACGGCGAGCTCCAGTACTACGTGGATCGTAGCGAGAACGTGCGCTTGGAAAACGGCTGCCTGGTGCTGGAGGCGCGGAAGGAGCGTTTCGCGTCCGCGGGGGTGGAGAAGGACTACAGTTCCGGCCGCGTCCGCACCAAGCGCCACGCGAGCTGGACCTACGGGAAGTTCGAGGTCCGGGCGAAGCTGCCGACGGGGAAGGGGATCTGGCCCGCGATCTGGATGCTGCCGGAGAAGGAGGCCTACGGCGGCTGGGCGGCCAGCGGCGAGATCGACATCATGGAACTCGTCGGCCACGAGCCGGCGAAGGTCCACGGCACCCTCCATCACGGGGCCTCGTGGCCGAAGAACGTCCACACCGGAGAGCAGTTCAGCTTGGCCAAGGGCGCCTTCGCCGATGATTTCCACGTCTTCGCGCTGGAATGGGAAAAGGGCGTGTTCCGCTGGTACGTGGATGGCGCGCTCTATCAGACCCAGACGAAGTGGAGCAGCACTGGCGGCGCGTTTCCCGCGCCCTTCGACCAGCCGTTCCACCTGGTGCTGAATGTGGCCGTGGGCGGGGCGTGGCCGGGCCCGCCGGACTCGGCCACCGTGTTCCCGCAGCGGATGACGGTGGACTACGTGCGGGTGTACCAGCGCGATTGA